Genomic DNA from Pseudorasbora parva isolate DD20220531a chromosome 17, ASM2467924v1, whole genome shotgun sequence:
GTTTTACTCATCAACCAGTAAATGAAAACGTCAGTATCATGACGATTATGGCGATTCAGAGCTACAACAAAGAAAATGTTGtaggtttgttttgttttttgtttttttttgttttttttcactaTATCTCTGTATTGTGTGGCTATGTTTCTATATGTACTCCCTTGGCAGTGTTATTTGTTTGTTATTcgagcatttaaaaaaaaatattgtaggcTACTAAATCACAAAAACGGTCAGTCACTGTACATAAATGGTCATTTATATTactacattatattatattacttaTTGGTGTATAGCTATTTATTTCTATTAAACCTATTTTTATAGATTTCCTATACTAGTGGTGAGAATGAACCACAGATTTACAAACATGCCACCATAGTCAAatgccactaggggtcactatCAGCCCACTCACTGAGAGCGCATATTTCAAAGATTAGAATCACACTGTTACAATGGCAATTCTTTCTTTTAGATTAGAATTAACTAACAAAACCACAACAACCAACAACAAATTCAATGCACAGAATATGTTTACCTGCTGACAAACATTGCGTAAATAAAAACATCTTAAAACTAAATATTACAAATACTAGCGCCGGTGACCTGAGCGTTTAAGCAAGCAAATTGCcatgttttaaaatacaaatgtgATAAAATAGAGCCACGTATTATTCTGTTGGTAATTATACTACGATGATCCAATGAGATCTGAGCAGATTGGGTTCATATGGAGGCTGGATTAACCTCCACCCGTACGATAATCCGTGTCAGCATATTTCTTTCTAACGTAGAGACAATAGAGTTGCTTCTTAATTCGTTAAGagaatttgtgtttgttttaaaaatttATTCTTGAACTTAGACACCTTGCAGTTCCCTGTCCAGTCTGCCACGACACTGACAGATTCCTAAACTGCACCGCCTTTGATAAGCATCCTATGGTATTTTGTTCAAGATGGCGGTGGCGAGCATGGAAAAGGACGCGATAGTAAGTCACAAATACCTCTAAAATCTTACAATGCTTCAGATTTTCATAACACTATTGTAGATAAtaagaataatatattttatacgAATTAAGCGCGGTGGAAATATGTATGCATTACATGAGAGGAGAGGATCGTTTCTCTCTCGTAATAGTTGAAATTGATGATTTTGTTGAAATGCACTATATAGATGTATCGCAATTGACAAAGAATATGCCGAGCCTGATTTTTGCTCTGGTGTATTTGGTGCACATGCTGTTTTTTTCAATGAAGTACATTGAAGGCGTGCCGTTTTATTGTTAAAATCTGCATCTCTGCATTACAGCGCATGTGCTTTATTTCATCCTGCATCTCGCTCTTTAAACCTGTAAATCTTCTCTTTCTCATTTGAAGAGCATCGAAGATGATCTTCACCTTAATAATTCATTTGGAGATGCTGGGCTGATCTCCCCTGATAAAGAAGACATCTCTCGTATTCTGGTAGAGTAATGTTTAAAAGTAATTGTTGTTATGCTGTAGTTTTGGCATTGATGTTTTTTCCCTACATCTGATATACCAGACAGTTCCTTTCAGTGGACGGATCAGAGGTGGGATGAGGCCTGGGAAGAAGATTATTATAATGGGCATCATTGATCCAGAGCCAGACAGGTATGTTTTCACATTAATATAGCATATTTATGAATGTACACACTGTAGCACTAGCAAATAGTTGCATCAGAAACCTTGTAAGCTTTGTCTCAAAATCTTGTAAGATTCCTTAAACAGCATTATGGGCCCAATTTCTGTTCAAATTAGACAGCACTATGTTTTGAGGAACATCTTTGGGTTGTAGATCTGCATGGGTGTGTGTGCGCAACACTGCGTAGAGTTTATAGTGTTTTGATACTGTTAAGGAGTTTTGAAAGCATTGGGTGTGTCCTGGAAACATTTTAGTATGCTGATGCAAATAGGTAAATCACAAGGTTTAGGTTGTTATTCAGCCTAATGTTCAGCCTGTATGACTATATTATAGACACACAAATATGAAAGAAACATACTTTTCTTTATGGTATAGTCTTTACATAGTAATTATGCATTATTTTAACCAAATGGCACATTATGGTTCTGATATAATCGATTATTAAGTGGTGCTTATGTTTAATTTCAGATCAGGAAATTAGCCTTTCTAAACAGCCTGCTGATCCATTAGGAATGCACTGTGAGGCTCAGTCAGTCCAAAATCACATGAATTCATGTAAAATAGATGCATACTATTTATCTGTAATGTTTGACACATTAGCACACTGTTTGTAATGCTTCATCATGCAACACttgtcatatttttattaacacTAATGGCTAGTCATATGGTTATGCTGACATACTAAACACACTTTCAaacaaaataagataaataactTTAGACAGTGCATTGCACCAGAATTGACAAAGCAGCTGTTTGCATgcttatgttttgtttttttttgtcctcCCATAGCTTTGACATCACTTTGAACTGTGGCCACAGTGAGAAGAAAGATGATGAAGAGCTCACTGATGTGGCCCTTAAACTCAGCGCACGATTCACTGAAAGGCAGTTCCTGAGGAATGCACGAGTCTCTGGGAAATGGAGTGAGGAGGAGGCACCTATAGCCTACTTCCCCTTCATCCCGGACCAGCCTTTCAGGGTAATGAGCTGAAACACTGACATCTACATGTTCTCTAATCTGAGATCTCTAATCAGGGTTCAGGGTTGTGTCCATAAACGATGGCAGCTTCCTCCTTGCCCATATTGTATGAAGGTATCTCCTAGACACTCTAATGTGATGTCTATAGCGGTGGCGTGTAGTGGACATCTGAAATGGAGAGGCAAAACCTCCTTTCTCCTCCTTTTTCTCCTACATCAAAggattatttaaatgattttttttcagaaataataCCTACAATAGTAGAATAAAATGCATATTAACATTAGAatatttctgaagggtcatatgacactgaagactggagtaatgctgctgaaaattcagctttttcatcacaggaattaaaaaatattgaatataaATCCTAGAAAtaagtaataatatttcacaatatcactgttttcacaatattttgatcaaataaatgaaagctTGACAAGCATTAGAGACTTCATTACACAAATCTTACCAACGCCAGTGTctatataatgtttatttttaaatgtattattttcccCAGAAAGTATGCCTGCTTTTGCATGATGGTTTATTCCTCCATAATAGGCAATTACAGAATATTTCCATATGGCAGAGAGTTGTACGAACAAAGTCAGTAAAGATAATGAGTTCTTATTGTTTGTAATTGGGGCTGAAGGCGAATCAAAAATGGGTCACTGTTTCCAAATGTTGGGCTGAGATAAGCAGTCATGCAAAGTCACACAAACACTTCCTTTCAACACACTGTCCTCAGTGTGTCTCAGTGACTGACAAAGGATTCATTTGATTTGATCTCATTTCACTCTTTCTCCCCTCTCCTTTCCCCATTTGAACAGATTGAGATCCATTGTGAGCACCAGCGTTTTAGGATCTTTGTGGATGGACACCAGCTGTTTGACTTTTATCACAAAGTAAAGTCTTTGCTGGCCATTAATATGATCCGGATAGTTGGGAGTCTTCAGATCACCAAGCTGGGCTAGGCAAGCACACCTGAGCACGCTCCAGAAAGGACTTCTCACAGGTGACCGCGTGCACCTGTGCATTTGCCACAGGCAGTGAAGGCCTCTGGGCCGCAGCTCACAAAGACATCAACAACATCTGCATTTTCACTACTTTTGCCCTCTAACCTCTCATTGGAATGATTTCCGAGTATTGTATCATAACAGGTTGGTGAATGGTTGCAATATCAGATGTGTGTTTTCCGATATCCTTGCTTCACATTGTAGCTTATTTGTTTAGCTTTGATAATTTTTCAGGGATCGCACACTTTGATATGCACTCTGTGGCAGTACCATGCGCCACTGGGATTTAGCTTCTCTCAATAAACACTGCCAATGTAGTCATGCTTGTAGTCTAGCAGTGTAGATTCAAAATGATCCAAACCTCAGGAAATCAGAAAGTTGATTTACTTCATTTCATTCTGATgacaaaaatgctttaaatgaataatattattagatggGCTTTCTTGACATACTTTGGCTTCTAGAATACAGGAGCTCAGATTCAGCATTCGCTGTTCCATCTGGGTTTGAATTGTTATTTAATGTCATAAAAAATTTTTTAGAAGGACAatgttatttgatatttgtcCGCTCGTCTGTTTACGCTTATAAGCACCTAGTAAAAGTAGAAGGAGCAGAAATAACAGGGCTGAATTGTTTCTTGAATGTACCATCATCCACTTATAGGCTTCGTAATAGCTGTGGATGTAAAGTGAGTTtcttcacagaaaaaaaattgacGACTCCCTCCTCAATCTTAACTCCTTATGTCACTCCTCTAAAGATAAACGCAGCAAAGGGTCAGCATTTTTCCGCGTTCAGCAACGCTTTTTATCCAGCCCCCTACATACCCACAATGCTCTCCTCTCAGTTCAGttgtcttctgctccacctcCAAATGTAGTACTGAACAGAGTGGTACAGGTATGGCGTCACTGTAGGCCAACCGGCCGTTAGCATCACACTGGTTCCCTCGAGAAAAACCCAATAGGATTTATCGCTaaaaacaagctctgtgatCAGCATAAGTTTATGATACTTGCacattttgtccatcaagataattttcacagatgaacacaaaatgaattttgaagcctaaatgcagTCGCCAGGATTAAAAAGctaaaggtaggctataaaTGAACTGCACCACGGTCACTCGACTTCAACATCACTAAGCTTCCAACAACTCTTTCCAGAAAGTTTGAGTTAGAATAGTTTATAAGAGCACAATTATGAGCATAACGTTTACTCTATTCAACATcctctgtagtcccatttagccacTTTTAGTAACCGCCTTTTCAAcagcttaaaaaaaatcatgagtGGGGTAATGCAGATGTATTTTATGTTATAGAATAAAACGtgaaagtgtcttgagcttgtgttcaccacataccttatttcagccatttaaccaaaacctaattttttttaaacccatCGACTTTGGGACAAGGGAACCGAAAGTGCTAAAATGGTCATTTGCTTCTGCGTTTAGGCCTACATAGTGAtatcatacctgcaccactctattggTGTGATAtcagtaattattattattactaattatGTTTCAATACCAGAGAAATAATTCTTGATATGCACATGCATAAACAACCGTTTAAAAGTTAAGGATCAGTcccatcttttttttaatgcttttgaaagaagtctcttatgatTAGCCAGGCTGTTTATGTGATCAGTGTCACATGGTCCTTCTAatgtgctgatttgctgctcaaaaaacatttcttattatcagtgATTTTGcgtcttaatatttttgtgtaaaatggATTCAAGAAATTCAGTATTCTATGATGAatagaaattattttatttgaaatataaatcttttgttaCAAATGACAGTGATAAAGGAcaaactgtcacttttgatcatcttaatgtgtccttgcttaATTAAAGCATTCATTTCTTAAACCACAAAAAATTCTTAATAACCCCAAACTTTAAAACGGTACTCTATTGTGAAGAAGCTGGCAGTGCTTCTCATCACTCAGTATTTATTCAGGTGAgcattgtaatattttataatagtaTACTTTCTCTTTGTGTCCTGGAACACATGGAAACCGAGGCAGTGATGAATGAAGTTGAAGGGCTGCTGTTTTTGTCTACTTAACTGGCCGATCTGCTTGACTGAATTTCATGTGATGGAATAATGCTATTATTTGCCAGAGAGTACTTAACACCAGCTAGAAACCATCTGCTCACATCAGTGTTCAGGTTATAATATTTATCGACTGCAATaggaaactgttctatttaagATCTTAATGTGTTGAGAGAAGGTACTCCTGATCGAAAAACGACAGCTGAATAAACTAATGTACATTTAATGTGAAGTAGGCCGTTTTCTACGTTCTGAATATCTTGACTGATTTTCTCTGCAACAATTCATGTGTCACAAACTCATGCAGAGTTTATTTAATGAGAATTGGTTTTGCAACACAAGCAATGTGGTCCTTGACCACACACCCATATGACATATTGTGGCAAACACACTTCGATATGACACATTAAGCAATTGAAACCTGGTCATAGGGACCACTATGATACACTTTACAGTATTGCTATTTAACTGCTAAATCTGTGTTGCTTCATTTTGTCTGGTGCTGTTTTAATGTTGACCATTTTGAGCATCGCTTGGTCTCTGAAAAGCGTGTGTGTGAAATTGCACctgcataattaaaaaaatggggAGGGAtctatatttacaaaaataacagGTGAGAAAGGAGATTTAAGGAGAGAATATCAAACGTTTCGACTGTGCGCTAGTATAGTAATAGATTCTGCtaatgcatttggcagacactgtTATCCAAAGTAATTTTGAATGCATTCAAGGCATATATTTATCAATATGATTTCACCAGACTCCCTATGATCCTTCTAATATTCCCTATTACAGATAACAGTTTTAATGCTTCCGTTTTCATTGCTGTTACTTGTCTTgtatatcaaaataaattaacaatCTTTCAAACAGTTTCACATTTATGAGGGCTGAAAATGAATGTCTTTGTTGTAAACTATTGTTATGAAGCCTTCGAATTTTGGATGTACATATACTAAACAGGGCCTCTATATATGCTTcatctttttatatatatatactttttttttgctaCTGCAATAATGTCTAGACACTGTTTGACAGTGTATGTGATCTAGTTTGAAGGGATAGttgactttaaaatgaaaattgtcatcctttactcaccgtcaagttgtttcaaacctgtatgaatttctttcttcagctgaacacaagggaagatattttgaagaatgccagtaaccaaacagttaactggagccattgacttctatagtatttttttcccccctacTATTTCCCCcctaactgtttggttactgacattctttaaaaaatcttcccttgtgttcagctgaagaaagaaattcatacaggtttgaaacaacttgacgGTGAGTAAAggttgacagaattttcattttaaagtgaactatccctttaagtgttcACTGGTTATCAATTCATCAACACTTGATTTCTTAAGGTAACGTGATACatgtttccccccccccccccccccctctttgGGATATTCAGAGCTTTGCTTTTAGAGCATCatgtcagttattttatttgaaGACCATTTCAGAGGTGTATGTGTATTTCTAAAGTGGCCCATTATTTAGAGCTAGTTTGTGATGTTGGATGTAGTTGTACGATCATTTTCACGAGTTAAATCAAGACCTGCAGAGTTGGTTTAGTGTGCTTTCAAAACATGGTATTTATCAGAAATGTGCCTATTGAAATACAGTGTTGGTATTTGGGATCTAAAATTGAATGATTACTAATAAGTTACACCAACAGACTTGAATTTTGAGCTGCACTTTTCAagataactttttattttttttgtaatgtaatgcattttttttgcgtgtgtgtgtggttaaatCCAGTGTTGTATAGTTGacataaatcaaataaaatgatcAATAAAACTTAAAATTTGCCAAGGTATTATATATTTGCCCCCACGAATACCCTGTAAATATGCTGCCATATGTTACACCTAAAGAGTACGTGCATTACAATTAACTAAACGTACACACCAAAATAATGAATACTATTTTTACCTTGCCTTCTGGATAAACTGTTGATATGTGAATGCATTATTGTGTTTTGGTTTTACAGGCAAGATTTAGTTATTTCCTGAACTTTGTAATCTTCATAAGTTTCAATGTTTTTCTAACTGATTTACAgaacaataaaataatgaattacagACTTTGAAATCATTTAATGTGTCATGTAAGAAGTTGGCATAAAGATTCTTTAAAACGGCTTGGCAGTTTGCCCGTTTAAACAAAACTCAAGACCGTAAACAGCAACAATATTGCAAGAATAAAGCGCCCTCTACTGGCTGGTTTCTTCTATGGGAGaaataaatatatgaatatCATTAATACAAATTATTGAAAGCAATAAATATAACGTTTTTGAGACCATAAATAACATTACCCTCAGATCATTCCTTTGGTATTTCGTATATTTTCAATTGGCAACAGTGCCTTTTGCAAATGTGGAGTTGATTCACAAAAGTGACCAATAGATGGCGCTATAAACGCAAAAATGTGCCATACTTGTTGCCATTATTTTCCATTTAATCCTCGTTTGAAAACGAATCCAAGGTTGTAACTTACAAGAGGTTTGTAAGAGGAAAATTTAAAACCTGTTTGTATTATATTCGTGTGATTTAACACTAAGAAAAGAGGATGATTTCACGTTTGAGGTGGATATTATAAAAtccaattataaaataaaataaaagacgtAAACATGTAAAACTGTAATCAAAATAAGACAACGGAAGAGGgattttgtaataaaatgtcTGGCATCCTGATTACGCAATGACGTCACCCTTGACAGCCAACCAACGCGGCTTCAGCCCGAGCGTCGCAGTGTGTCACCGTTGACCTCGCACAAGCATGGCGCTGCTCTGCAGATCCACAGGGTTACTTCTCAAAAACAGTAAACTGCTGCCCTCTGCATTAGCAGCAACCAGGCAATGCAGTTCAGGTAACAGGAACCATGTCTACTTAAAAGTAATGTCGTCCTTTTCAATGCCACTTTGGAAAGGTTTGGTTTGGAAACCATGAGGTTTGCTTTGGTTGGAAACTTGCGTCATTTGCTTGCTCTGTTTCTGTGGCTGctgaaatgttgttgttgttgttgtacctGCAACTTTGTAATGGAAACGCCTACCTTTATGAAAGCTGCTGCTACCACTCTGTGCGTTTGATTACATTTGAAACATATTTAATACATATAATAATACTATTTAAGTACTGGTGAGGTGATGTATTTGACGACCTATCAATTCtgttttttatcatttaaaacaaaatcgaGCATCGAGCCATATTGTGAGCTAATTTGACCTTTACCCTCATCTTTTTTTGCAGGTGGCCACTATCAGTACATACTGGTTGACAAAAAGGGTGAAAAGAAGAATGTTGGTTTCATCCAACTGAATAGGCCAAAGGCCCTGAATGCTCTTTGTGATGGGCTTATGATGGAGGTGGGCAAAGCTCTTGATGCATTCGAGGATGACAGGGAAGTGGGAGCAATTGTTGTCACAGGGAGTgaaaaggcctttgcaggtgtgaAACTGTCAATAAAATGAGTGttcaattataatttttttggacTGGTTGTATGTTGTATTGACACTTTTGCTTTGATAGCTGGAGCCGATATTAAAGAGATGCAGAATCGAACCTTTCAAGACTGCTATGGTGGAAACTTCTTGGCACATTGGAACAGGGTATCAACAGTCAAAAAGCCTGTAATTGCTGCTGTGAATGGGTTTGCGGTAGGTAAATGTTTAAGTTTAATCACTAGAAAGCCTGTTTAAATCTTAATTCCAGCTCGAGCATAAACAAAGTTTTTGTCCTATCCAGCTTGGAGGAGGATGTGAGTTTGCCATGATGTGTGACATAATCTATGCTGGGGAAAAGGCACAGTTTGGACAGCCCGAAATCTTGCTCGGGACCATTCCCGGTACAATAACGCATCCTGTTTTTAATTATGTGGATTGATTGTGGCAGAATAATTATGAACATTAATAAAAAAGCAAGGTTGCTGAGATCACATGATTTCTTTGGCTCCAGGTGCTGGCGGCACTCAGAGGCTTACGAGAGCAGTGGGGAAATCCCTTGCGATGGAGATGGTTCTCACAGGAGACCGAATCTCAGCTCAGGAGGCAAAACAATCTggtttgtctttcaaacttaCTGTTGCACTACAGCTTCTCTCAATTTAATATGTGGACTAATGTTTTCATCTTTATAGGTCTGGTAAGTAAAGTATTTCCTGCTGATCAGCTGGTTTCAGAAGCGATCAAATGTGGAGAGAAAATAGCTGGCAATTCCAAACTTGTCTCCGCCATGGCAAAGGAAGCTGTTAATGCAGGTGAGGGATTTATTGAAGagattgtaaaaaatgtattcatgtttcatgaatgaggctcACTGTCATTCATGCATCCAAAAATGTAGCCATTTAGAAACTGATAGTTTTATGTAAACTTTACTTGCAGCGTTTGAATTAACTTTAGCTGAGGGCAGTCGACTTGAGAAAAGATTGTTCCATGCAACCTTTGCTACGGTGCGTCACTTTTCTTCTGTTTATTAATTTCCTTTTTTGGGAAAAAGCTTTCTTGAACTTGCTGTGCTCTTGTTTTTAGGAGGACAGAAAAGAGGGCATGACTGCCTTTGTCGAGAAGAGAAAGGCTGCTTTCCAGGACAATTAAAATTCCAGTTGAAAATATGGTGATGTTTAGTGTGATCGAATGCTGATATTAAAAATACTCGAATTTGCCTTAATTTTCCTATGAAGTGTTTATGAAAAAAACGCTAAGATTTAGGCTGTGTATTTGGGCGGTCAGATGTGCATAACTGTAGTTCACATTTGGTTTAGTTTATACATGCCCTTTTCTAATCAATGTCTGGATTATCACTtcataaatacaatatttagccAACTTCTGTGTAACTGAAACACTAAATAATGCATTGTAATATACATTTAAGTTGTTTAGAAAACAAAATGTCATCGCCTTCTTAAACCGTTCGTAATTACTGTAAAACTGTTCAAGATTTTTCAAAAATCTCCTGATTTCACTGTATATGCTTATCATTAGGAACTAAGACCGCGCAATTACACTCTGTAAACTGTAGGTGGAGCTGTGGCTGTATTTTCAGTCACTCGTGCTGCCCATCCAATCGTGTGATAATAAAGTCGCTGTCGAAGTGTTTTGTGGCTGTATTTGTTATTAAtctaaaaaatatttgattaCATTGTAATATTACGTGCTCTTGATATCGAGTAAAAAAGTGTTTTGACTTTTGAAGGAcgcgattttttttaaaataaaaagcaaGACCGAATGGGCTTCTTAAGTTTGACCAACAGGATTaacattcttattttttttatcctatttttattttaataaacgtgTTCTCAGTAACCAGGCCATTCTAAATGTAGCTAAATCTGTATTGAAATTGAGATTTTTTTAGGACTACGATTTATAAATAACTAGCATTTTTCATCTTATGCCTTTTTCATGTTGATTCTAATTAGCTTTTTGTTTTCGTTTTTCCTTAATCTAAATGCATTTTATGAAATGTCGCAGGCGCTGCTTTAGCCTACAACCAAACTGCTCAAACTTTCTAAATATTGATGAATAACTGTAAAGTTTCTAATGTCGCTTAATCACTTGTCAGGTTAATCGTCAGAGAACTTACAACCCACTTTTACGCATTAAACACTGCCCATTTTATGTGAAATACAGCGTCCAGAAGGACCACAGCAAATGTAATTATAGGACGAGTCTATTCATCTCAATTGCACATCAAATGAGGGCATTTTCTCACTTGAAAATCTTGGCTTTTTTTCTCTTCGCACGGCGTCGTTCCGAACACTCTCAAAAGTCCATAGCCTAATTGATTTTAATTTTCATTCAATATTCCCTCAGAGTCCAGCTTTCTTCTCAGCCCCTGGAACAAAACTTTTAAAAGGGGAGAAAAAAACTCTCTCTCCACATACCGCAACAGCACAAAGGTCTCCTTAAAGACAGCAAAAGAGAGGTTCCACTTTGAAGTCTATCCCCTGCTAACGAAAGgtcaaaataataaatgtagaCCGAATTGAGGCGCTCAGCGCAGACAAAAGAGGCAAAACGTTACATTTTGGCAAAGGCAGCTCCTCATAGCGTGATAAACTCATTTAAAAAAGCAGAACCAAAGAGGGAGCAGCATGGTTCCTCGGTAAAAGAAAGGAGCTTTGAACTGATCAGACAGTCTTGGCTCCTCCGAATGTCTTTTCTTCCATCAGTCTTCCGTCTTTCCACCTTCACTCTACATTTCGCAGCTGCAAAGCCTCCACACACCTCTTTTGGAGCAAATTTCCCTGAATTAGCTACAACCACATCACCGGCAGTTCCTCTTCATCAGTAGCAGCTGCACGTCTAGGTGTCCGTTCTTCATTACGCCGGCGAGTTTACGTTCAATTAActtgctgattttttttaaatattttttttaaataaatttccCAACTATGAAAAATGTAACAGCCATATGTAATTACATTTCCATTTACCGACAATAAAATTCGATTAGACATAGTGCCTACTTAATGTTTAGCATGGGATCTCGTCATTAAATgtcaagaacaaaaaaaaattcaagagCATAGGCTACACTTTCACGCGCAGAATGTCTATGCGCGAAGATTGAGAATCTTTGAAAATCAGCGAGTGTTGTAAATTCAGTCTGCAGATTATGAGATGAATTAGCTTACACGTGGATTTTTCCTCAACATTTTACTCTAATTGAAGATTCACATGCACGAAGTTTATAGGCTAGCGTAATTAACTGGGTCAAAGATTACAATAATTGATCTGCAGAGACTGAAATAATGAATTTGAAAACACCTGTTGCTACCGTTAGTTTAGGCTATGGACTATTTTAAGATCTAAAGAAAGCCTAATTAATGAGCTCCATTGGTGTTAGGCTTTGTTGATTTTATAGGCTAGTGTTCTAATAATTCAATGAcgatgtatttattttattttttaaatgtacaagaataaaaaaaaaaagtgatagcCTAGCTCTAGTGTGTATTAGAGTGGACTCCAATTTGTGTGAGGAGGTAAAAAAACACCCTTTGTACACAAAactctatttgtatatagagtggatcattcataaaaaataaaaaaactgtatgTGTTTACCTCCTCTCACAAAggagtttttttatttgtttgttttgtttccaGTGTAAATTTAGGGCTCTTTGACAAATTAGTCTACTTAGTCTGAAAATCAGGCAAGGATCATGACTCAAACAAATGTATTCAAAAACAATGCTGGAAATGAATAAGCCCTATAGGCTATAAAaccagtctttttttttttttaaacataacct
This window encodes:
- the lgalslb gene encoding lectin, galactoside-binding-like b; translation: MAVASMEKDAISIEDDLHLNNSFGDAGLISPDKEDISRILTVPFSGRIRGGMRPGKKIIIMGIIDPEPDSFDITLNCGHSEKKDDEELTDVALKLSARFTERQFLRNARVSGKWSEEEAPIAYFPFIPDQPFRIEIHCEHQRFRIFVDGHQLFDFYHKVKSLLAINMIRIVGSLQITKLG
- the echs1 gene encoding enoyl-CoA hydratase, mitochondrial, giving the protein MALLCRSTGLLLKNSKLLPSALAATRQCSSGGHYQYILVDKKGEKKNVGFIQLNRPKALNALCDGLMMEVGKALDAFEDDREVGAIVVTGSEKAFAAGADIKEMQNRTFQDCYGGNFLAHWNRVSTVKKPVIAAVNGFALGGGCEFAMMCDIIYAGEKAQFGQPEILLGTIPGAGGTQRLTRAVGKSLAMEMVLTGDRISAQEAKQSGLVSKVFPADQLVSEAIKCGEKIAGNSKLVSAMAKEAVNAAFELTLAEGSRLEKRLFHATFATEDRKEGMTAFVEKRKAAFQDN